A window from Listeria seeligeri serovar 1/2b str. SLCC3954 encodes these proteins:
- a CDS encoding SDR family NAD(P)-dependent oxidoreductase — MNSLEGKVVIVTGAGAGIGKASAVEFGLKKCKVIIVDNDKESGEVSKKLIEDSGGEATFINADITVEKDIKNMVEKVLGKYARIDILVNNVGLFNNSGMDATVEEWNEVVRANIISPFLCTKYCLPTMKENRAGAVVNVASISGFIAQENYLLYNTTKGAMINMTRCMALDLGKYNIRVNNVCPGTVWTENNEYFIKKSHNIDKRGADLHSDFGGGNMLSRVSEPKEIAKCIVFLASEDASFVTAENLVVDAGYIAK, encoded by the coding sequence ATGAATAGTTTAGAAGGTAAAGTGGTGATAGTAACGGGAGCGGGGGCAGGAATAGGTAAGGCCAGTGCTGTAGAATTTGGACTGAAAAAATGTAAAGTAATAATTGTGGATAATGATAAAGAATCAGGTGAGGTCTCTAAGAAGTTAATTGAAGATAGTGGTGGAGAGGCTACTTTCATTAATGCCGATATTACAGTTGAAAAAGACATAAAAAATATGGTTGAAAAAGTCCTTGGAAAATATGCTCGGATAGATATCTTAGTAAATAATGTAGGACTATTTAATAATTCTGGAATGGATGCTACGGTAGAGGAATGGAATGAGGTAGTTAGAGCAAACATAATAAGTCCGTTTTTGTGTACCAAATATTGCTTGCCGACAATGAAAGAAAATAGAGCAGGCGCAGTAGTTAATGTAGCCTCTATTTCTGGCTTCATAGCCCAAGAAAACTATCTTTTGTATAATACAACAAAAGGAGCGATGATAAATATGACAAGGTGTATGGCATTAGATTTAGGAAAATATAATATTAGAGTAAACAATGTTTGTCCTGGGACAGTGTGGACAGAGAATAATGAATATTTTATAAAAAAGTCACATAATATAGATAAACGAGGAGCAGATTTACATTCAGACTTTGGAGGGGGAAATATGCTTTCAAGAGTTTCTGAGCCTAAGGAAATAGCAAAGTGTATTGTATTTTTAGCATCTGAGGACGCAAGTTTTGTTACAGCAGAAAATCTAGTAGTGGACGCGGGTTATATTGCCAAGTAA
- a CDS encoding AAA family ATPase, with protein MKMDNPRKIWIVGPPGSGKTTLGKELSSSKKIDCYCLDELRWKLNWEQVSDTDFEKSIKVIIDKPEWIIDGYYPGLDEYFNIADEIVYIKMPLIVLLTRICKRSYKRIKGNIEICNGNTENWKFFFSKNGIFIYTIKQYFLFKVLFQKWRNRSFRLSLRK; from the coding sequence ATGAAAATGGATAATCCGCGGAAAATATGGATAGTTGGTCCGCCAGGCTCTGGGAAGACTACTTTAGGAAAAGAATTATCTTCTTCTAAAAAAATTGATTGTTATTGTTTGGATGAACTAAGGTGGAAGTTGAACTGGGAGCAAGTATCTGATACAGATTTTGAGAAATCAATTAAAGTTATTATTGATAAACCAGAATGGATAATTGATGGATATTACCCAGGATTAGATGAATATTTTAACATCGCTGATGAAATTGTGTATATAAAAATGCCGTTGATAGTTTTATTGACCAGAATTTGTAAAAGAAGCTATAAAAGAATTAAGGGAAATATTGAAATATGTAATGGTAATACGGAAAATTGGAAATTCTTTTTCTCGAAGAATGGTATATTTATATATACTATAAAACAATATTTTTTATTTAAAGTGTTGTTCCAGAAATGGAGAAACAGAAGCTTTAGGTTATCATTAAGAAAATAA